From one Oxyura jamaicensis isolate SHBP4307 breed ruddy duck chromosome 15, BPBGC_Ojam_1.0, whole genome shotgun sequence genomic stretch:
- the SNAP29 gene encoding synaptosomal-associated protein 29 → MSAPPRSYNPFAEEDEEVAEEEAGGADRQRYLQREVLRRSAATADSTARSLSLLYESERIGVAASEELVRQGESLKRTEQMVDKMDQDLKTSQRHINSIKSVFGGLVNYFKPKPPESKPEQNGTPEYYANSRLKEAMMSSKEQESKYQESHPNLRRLDNSDSDFSNIDLVTSVQRDAYPKNQHLRAYHQKIDNNLDEMSSGLSRLKNLALGLQTEIEEQDDMLDRLTKKVETLDVNIKSTDKKIRQL, encoded by the exons ATGTCGGCCCCCCCGAGGAGCTACAACCCCTTCGccgaggaggatgaggaggttGCGGAGGAGGAGGCGGGCGGCGCCGACCGGCAGCGCTACCTGCAGCGGGAGGTCCTGCGGCGCTCCGCCGCCACCGCCGACAGCACCGCCCGCTCCCTGTCGCTCCTCTACGAGTCGGAGCGGATCGGCGTGGCCGCCTCCGAG GAGCTTGTACGTCAAGGAGAGTCACTGAAGCGCACAGAACAGATGGTAGATAAAATGGACCAGGATTTGAAGACCAGTCAAAGACACATAAATAGCATTAAGAGTGTTTTTGGGGGGCTGGTTAACTACTTCAAACCCAAACCTCCAGAGAGCAAGCCAGAGCAGAATGGAACTCCTGAATATTATGCTAACAGTAG ATTAAAAGAAGCAATGATGTCTAGTAAAGAACAAGAGTCAAAATACCAGGAAAGTCATCCAAATTTAAGGCGGCTAGATAATTCAG ACAGTGATTTCAGCAACATAGATTTAGTTACTTCAGTGCAACGGGATGCCTATCCAAAGAATCAACATCTGCGAGCTTACCACCAGAAAATTGATAACAACTTAG ATGAGATGTCTTCTGGGTTGAGTCGTCTGAAAAACCTAGCTCTTGGTCTGCAGACAGAAATAGAGGAGCAAGATGATATGCTGGATCGGCTAACCAAAAAAGTAGAGACACTGGATGTCAATATTAAAAGCACTGATAAAAAAATCCGACAACTTTAA